In Desulfonatronum thiodismutans, the genomic window CCTCCTTGAAGGTGGGTAGGGATTTCCCACTCCAATTCAAGATTCGTGCCGAGAATTAGCGACGGTCAAAGGCGTCCTTCCAGGCCAAAGTAAGGGTCAGGTAGCGGCGTGTGAGCCGGAGAACTCCGGCGATGTCCCGGCCTTGATCCTGGGATTCCGTCAGCCACAGCCGGCCCAGGACCGCAAAGAACGGGTCCGCTTGCCAATGGGCCTGGAGACGTTCCCAATAAGCCAGGAATTTTTGCTTGATCTTGGGCAAGGGGGCCGTGGCCAGCACCTGGGCCTGGCTTTCCAGAATACGTAGCATGGCCACGGCCTGTTCCAGGGAGGCCAGGATTTGGTCTCGGGCTTCTGAGGGCAGGGAAAGAAGGTGGTCGGAGGAGCGAATGTCGGACTGTAGGTCAAGAAATTGACGATAATAGTGTCGCTGGATGCGGATCCATTGGGTGCGCGGGTCCGGTTCCTGGCCGGTGAGTGCCGTTAAATCCAAAAAATCGTGTGCGTCCCGACAGGTTTTCCAGGCTCGGACGGATTTCGGATGAGCCGTGGATGGTTGGTCCCCATCTGATTGGGGCAGGAGATGGGCTCGGATCAGCTCAAAGGCTTGTTCCGGAGTGATGGCGCGGCGGCATTCTTCCTGGCGGCCGCAGGCCGTACCGAAGGCGCAGGGGTGGCAGTCCAGGTTCGGTTCCAGACAAAGGCTGTTTTCCTGGTACGGCCCGGTGTCCCAAGGTTGGGCCGTGGCCAGGAAAATGGCGGCCACGGGGCGGCCAAGACCGGCGGCCAAATGCATGGTGCCGGTGTCGTTGGTCACCAGCAGATCGGCGTGACACAGGGCCGCGGCCAGTTCGGGCAGGCTGGTCCGTCCGGTTAGGTCGATGAACGGGGCGGACGTCTTGGCCGCGTAACCGTCCACAAGATGACGCTCCGCCGACGTGCCCAGGAGCACCGGGCAGAGTCCAAACCGCTCCCAGAGCAAACCGCCGAGCTGGGCAAAATATTCCTCCGGCCACTGCCTGCGCGGCTCGCTGGCCCCGAGTTGCAGGGCCACGTAGCCCCGGCGGGAGGAAGCAGCGGCGGTCGGAGCAGTCATTTCTAGAAGAGTTCGAACATGTTCCAGCACATCCGGGCCGGGGTGGACCAACTCCAGGTCGCGGCCTGATATTGGCAAATCCGCCCCGCGCAGCATCAGGTCCACCAGGTTGAACGGACTGCATCCCCGGTTCATGGTGGAAGTTTGCAAAAAGGCGGCCCAGGCGTTGCCGTAGTATCCGAAGCCTTGGTCATCCATGCCGAAGCCGGAGATCGGACCGGAGGTCAGAACCCGGGCCAGCAGGCGGGCGCTTTGGATCGGGGTCAGGTTCAGCAGCGGCGGGGCGGAATGATCTTTGGTAATCGTGCGTTTCCAGGCGGTGAGCCGTTCCAGGGCCGTGGGCCAGCCGCGGTCAAGGTCCGCCAGCAGTCCGGCCCCAGGCAGGGCGAAGACTTCTTCCGCGTCCGGCAAAAAACTGGTCGCCCCGGCAAAGTTGTCCAGACAGATCAGGGCCGCGGAACGCCCCTGGTCCCGCAACCCGGCAATGACCGGCTGCGTCTGCAACAGGTCGCCGAAGCGGGTCAGGTTCATGACCAGGGTGCGCATGGCTGGATTGAGAGTCCGGCGCGGACCTCTTTTTTGACGTCCATGGGCGACCCTCCGAATTATGAAAGGTTAGTCGGGCAGGTTCGGCTTGGCGTAGAGTTCGCCGCCAAAGGCGTCGTTGACCACCAGCAAAGGAAAGTCCCGGACCACTAGTTCGCGGACAGCCTCTGGGCCGAGGTCGTCGAAGGCGATGATCTTGGAGGATTCGATGCGTTGGGAGAGCAGGGCCCCGGCTCCGCCGGTGGCCCCGAAGTAGACGGCGTTGTGGCGGACCAGGGCGTCTTTGACATCCTGGCTGCGCTTGCCCTTGCCGATGGTGGCCTTGACTCCGAGGCTGTGCAGCCGGGGGGTGTAGCTGTCCATGCGGTAGCTGGTGGTGGGACCGGCGGAGCCGATGGGCCGGCCTTCCGGGGCCGGGGATGGGCCGACGTAGTAGATGACCGCGCCCTTGAGGGGAAAGGGCAATTCCGATCCGCTTTCCAGGGCCTGAATGATCTTTTTGTGCGCCGCGTCCCGGGCCGTGTAGATGATGCCGGAGAGCAGCACCCGGTCTCCGACCTTGAGCTGGATCACATCCTCGTCGCGCAGAGGGGCCTGTAATCGGTATTCCTTGCTCACAGTTCCACCTCCTCGTGGCGTGCGGAATGGCATTGAACGTTCACGGCCAGGGGCAGGCTGGCAATATGGCAGGGGGCCATGTTGATGCGCACTCCCAGGCAGGTGGTGTCTCCGCCCAGGCCCATGGGGCCGATGCCCAGGGAGTTGATCTCGTCCAGCAGTTCCTGCTCCATTCGGGCGATTTCCTGGTCCGGATGGGGTTGATCCAGGGGGCGGAGCAGAGCCTGTTTGGCCAGCTTGGGGGCCAGCTCGAAGGAGCCGCCGATGCCGATGCCCAGCATGGTCGGCGGGCAGGGGTTGGGACCGGCCTCGGCCACCCGGTTGATGACGAATTCCTTGATGCCTTTCCAGCCCTGGGCCGGGGAGAGCATGGTCACCCGGGACATGTTTTCGCTGCCCCCGCCCTTGGCCATGAAGGAAATTTTCAGGCCGTCCCCCTCCACGAGGTCCACATGTATCACGGCGGGGGTATTGTCGCCGGTGTTCTTGCGGGTCAGGGGGTGGCACATGGATTTGCGCAGCAGGCCGTCCTGGTAGCCGCGGACCATGCCTTGGGTAATGGCCTCGCGCAGGCTCGCGCCCTCCACCCGGCACTGTTCGCCCAGTTCCACGAAAAAGACGGCCATGCCCGTGTCCTGGCAAAGCGGCAGGCCGCTTTCCCTGGCCAGGGCCGCGTTTTCCTCAAGCTGTCCGAGGATTTCCTTGCCCGACGGAGAGCTTTCATTGCCCTTGGCACGGCTGATGGCGGTCAGGACGTCCGGAGGCAGGAAGCGGTTGGCCCGGACAACCATTTCCGCGACCCGGTCCGCGATGTCGGATGATGTGACGGTACGCACGGCGGTCTCCTTATTTCCTTTTCCACGGCAACAGATTCATGATCCCGGCCCAGCCCATTTTCCAGCGCAGCATGCCCAACTGGTCCTGCAAGGGCAGGTGCTTGGGGCAGACGTCCTCGCAGGCCAGCAGGCCCATGCAACCGAAGATGCCCTGGTCGTTGCCCACGATGTCGAAATAGTCCTGTTCCGTGCGCTTGTCCCGCGGGTCGAGAACAAAGCGGGCCAGACGGTTCAGCCCGGCCGCGCCCAGAAAGTCGGGGCGCATGATCGCTGTGCCGCAGGCGGCCACGCAGCAGCCGCACTCGATGCAGCGTTCCAGTTCGTAGATTTCCTCGGCCACGGCGTTGTCCATGCGCTCTTCCAGGGCCTTGGGGTCGAATTCCTTGTCCGTATGCACCCAGGAGCGGACCCGCTGGGCCATGTTCCGAAACCAGGTTCCCGTGTCCACGGACAGATCGCCCACCAGGGTGAAGAAGGGCAGAGGCATCAAGGTGATGGCATCCGGGAGATCCTTGGTCTTGGTATGACAGGCCAAACCTGGGCGACCATTGACGACCATGGCGCAGGCCCCGCAGATCCCGGCCCGGCAACAGAAATCAAACTGCAGGCCGGGGTCTTGTTCCTCGCGGATTCTGTTCAGGGCGATGAACAGGGTCATGTGGTTGGTCTCGTCCAGGACAAAGGTGTCCGTATGCGGTACGGAGACCGGGTCCTGGGGATTGTAGCGGAAAATGGAGAAAGTCAGGTTCCTGGCCATGCGGGTCCTCGTTTTACGTGATGAAAGTATGGATGCGGCCTTGAGCGTTGTCGAAAAGCGATTTTCAGCCTAGCTGAGTGTTGAAAAAGTCCTTATCCATCAGCCCGTTCAAAAACCCCAAGAGCAAGGAGCGAAAAAAGTTCAAGGTCGAAGCGTATTTATTCATACGTGAGAGTTTGAACTTTTTGCAGCGACGCAGCAATTGGGAGTTTTTCAACGGACTGCTATTCCTTGGGCTCCGCAGGGATGATCTTGCCGCCGCCGTAGCCGCGTTCGCCCGGGGGGATGGACCAGACTTGGGAGACCGGTTCATAGTTCAGGGTCGGCAGGGGCGCGCCGGGTTGCCAGGTGGCCAGGGTGCGCACCAGCCAGTCGCGGTCGTTGCGTTCCGGGTGGTCTTCCCGGGCATGGCTGCCCCGGCTTTCCGTGCGTTGCAGGGCGCCCTGGGCCACGCACAGGGCCAGGCGGACCATGCCCGGCAGGCGCAGGGCCAGAGCCAGTTCCGGGTTCGCACCCCGACCGTTGGAGCGCAGTCCGATCTTGTTGGCCCGCTCATGGACCTCCTGGAGTGTTTGGACGCAGGCTTCCAGGTCCTTGCCGTTGCGGAAGATGCCAGCGCCGTGCATCAGGGCGTCGTACATGGAGTTGCGCACGGTGAAGACGTTTTCCTTGCCGTCGGCCTTGGAGATCAGCCGCTTGATCCGGTCCTGCTGCTGGGCGGCGGAGTCCCGGACCAGGCCGGTGGGATAGGAAACCTGGTGGTCCCGGAGGTAGTCCACGACTTTAGCGCCGACGATCATCCCGGCGACCACGGTTTCGGCCAGGGAGTTGCCGCCCAGGCGGTTGAAGCCGTGCATGTCCCAGCAGGCCGCCTCTCCGGCTGAGAACAGGCCTTTGAGGCCGTAGGCCAGGCCGTTCTTGTCCGTGCGCACTCCGCCCATGCTGTAGTGCTGGGTGGGGCGGACAGGGATCAGGTTCTTGGCGGGATCGATACCCAGGAAATTTTTGCAGATTTCATCCACTTCCCGCAGCTTGGTAGCCAGGTGATGGCAGCCAAGATGGCGGATGTCCAGCCAGAGGTGGTCGCCGTAGGGGCTGGGTACGCCCAGGCCTTGGCGCATGTGGTGGGTCATCCAGCGGGAGACCACGTCCCGGGAGGCCAGCTCGGCCTTGTCCGGCTCGTAGTCGGGCATGAAGCGGTGCTCGTTCTTGTCCAGCAGGGTCCCGCCGTCGCCGCGGCAGCCTTCGGTGACCAGGATGTCCGTGGGCACGATGCCCGTGGGATGGAACTGGACCGCCTCCATGTTGCCCAGGGGGACGACTCCGGTGTCCAGGGCGATGATCAGGCCGCCGCCGTCGTTGATCACGGCGTTGGTGGATTCCCGGTAGATCCGGCCGAATCCGCCGGTGGCGATGAGCGTGACCCGGGCCAGATAGACGCGCAGCTCGCCGGTCTTCAGGCAGCGGACCACCGCGCCCAGGCAGTTCTCTCCGTCGTGGATCAGGCTGAGGGCCTCGACCTTGTCGTGGACCGCCACGCCCAGCTGCACGGCCCGGTTGTCCATGGTGTAGAGCACGGTATGGCCCGTGCCGTCGGATGTATAGCAGGTCCGCCATTTGGCCGTACCGCCGAAGGCCCGGGCCGTGATCAGCCCTTCCTTCTCCTGCTTTTCTTCCTTCTCGAACAGCTTGCCGCCCTTGAAATAGGTGGACTTGCCCGGCACGACCCGGTTCCAGGGCACGCCCCAGGCCGCCAACTGGCGCATGGCAATGGGCGCGTTGTCGCAGAACAGCCGGGCCACTTCCTGATCGCAGCCCCAGTCCGACCCTTTGACCGTGTCCTCGAAATGCACGTCCGGAGAATCCCCTTCGCCCATGGCGCAGTTGCCCAGGGCCGCCTGCATGCCCCCCTGGGCCGCGGAGGAGTGGGAGCGGCGGGCCGGGACAAGGCTCAGACAGGTGACATCGAACCCGGCGGCGGCGGCTTCGATGGCCACGCGTTCTCCGGCAAGCCCGGCGCCGATGCATAAAAGGTCGGTATGAAAGGTCTGCATGTGGTCTATCCTTCTCTTATTGCTTGAAATAAACACTTTCAGGCGGTGGCCAAGCCCCGACTCACCGTATGTCCATGACGGCTGGCCGCGGATCAACCGTGAACCGTGAACCCGCATCCCCGTTATATCGCGAGAAAATAAAACCGGAGCAGGGCCATCAGGCCGATGAAGATGAACCCGCCGGTGACGATGTACTCGATGCGCTGCATTTTGGGGCGATCAGCCCTGCCCACGAAGCCCCACTTTACGGCGATCCGGTACAGGCCCACGCCGACGTGCAGCTCCACCAGGGGCAGCAGAACGAGATAGAATCCCATCCAGAAACCGTCCTGAATCCGGGCCGCGCTCTTCTCCGCGGTGATGGGCAGGTCCGTGAGCACCACCCACATGTGAATCGCACCCATGACCAGGATAATCATGGCCGTGACCACCTGAACGAGCCAGAGCC contains:
- a CDS encoding glycosyltransferase family 9 protein, which translates into the protein MRTLVMNLTRFGDLLQTQPVIAGLRDQGRSAALICLDNFAGATSFLPDAEEVFALPGAGLLADLDRGWPTALERLTAWKRTITKDHSAPPLLNLTPIQSARLLARVLTSGPISGFGMDDQGFGYYGNAWAAFLQTSTMNRGCSPFNLVDLMLRGADLPISGRDLELVHPGPDVLEHVRTLLEMTAPTAAASSRRGYVALQLGASEPRRQWPEEYFAQLGGLLWERFGLCPVLLGTSAERHLVDGYAAKTSAPFIDLTGRTSLPELAAALCHADLLVTNDTGTMHLAAGLGRPVAAIFLATAQPWDTGPYQENSLCLEPNLDCHPCAFGTACGRQEECRRAITPEQAFELIRAHLLPQSDGDQPSTAHPKSVRAWKTCRDAHDFLDLTALTGQEPDPRTQWIRIQRHYYRQFLDLQSDIRSSDHLLSLPSEARDQILASLEQAVAMLRILESQAQVLATAPLPKIKQKFLAYWERLQAHWQADPFFAVLGRLWLTESQDQGRDIAGVLRLTRRYLTLTLAWKDAFDRR
- a CDS encoding Fe-S-containing hydro-lyase; protein product: MPFRTPRGGGTVSKEYRLQAPLRDEDVIQLKVGDRVLLSGIIYTARDAAHKKIIQALESGSELPFPLKGAVIYYVGPSPAPEGRPIGSAGPTTSYRMDSYTPRLHSLGVKATIGKGKRSQDVKDALVRHNAVYFGATGGAGALLSQRIESSKIIAFDDLGPEAVRELVVRDFPLLVVNDAFGGELYAKPNLPD
- a CDS encoding fumarate hydratase, which encodes MRTVTSSDIADRVAEMVVRANRFLPPDVLTAISRAKGNESSPSGKEILGQLEENAALARESGLPLCQDTGMAVFFVELGEQCRVEGASLREAITQGMVRGYQDGLLRKSMCHPLTRKNTGDNTPAVIHVDLVEGDGLKISFMAKGGGSENMSRVTMLSPAQGWKGIKEFVINRVAEAGPNPCPPTMLGIGIGGSFELAPKLAKQALLRPLDQPHPDQEIARMEQELLDEINSLGIGPMGLGGDTTCLGVRINMAPCHIASLPLAVNVQCHSARHEEVEL
- a CDS encoding fumarate reductase iron-sulfur subunit — translated: MARNLTFSIFRYNPQDPVSVPHTDTFVLDETNHMTLFIALNRIREEQDPGLQFDFCCRAGICGACAMVVNGRPGLACHTKTKDLPDAITLMPLPFFTLVGDLSVDTGTWFRNMAQRVRSWVHTDKEFDPKALEERMDNAVAEEIYELERCIECGCCVAACGTAIMRPDFLGAAGLNRLARFVLDPRDKRTEQDYFDIVGNDQGIFGCMGLLACEDVCPKHLPLQDQLGMLRWKMGWAGIMNLLPWKRK
- a CDS encoding fumarate reductase flavoprotein subunit, coding for MQTFHTDLLCIGAGLAGERVAIEAAAAGFDVTCLSLVPARRSHSSAAQGGMQAALGNCAMGEGDSPDVHFEDTVKGSDWGCDQEVARLFCDNAPIAMRQLAAWGVPWNRVVPGKSTYFKGGKLFEKEEKQEKEGLITARAFGGTAKWRTCYTSDGTGHTVLYTMDNRAVQLGVAVHDKVEALSLIHDGENCLGAVVRCLKTGELRVYLARVTLIATGGFGRIYRESTNAVINDGGGLIIALDTGVVPLGNMEAVQFHPTGIVPTDILVTEGCRGDGGTLLDKNEHRFMPDYEPDKAELASRDVVSRWMTHHMRQGLGVPSPYGDHLWLDIRHLGCHHLATKLREVDEICKNFLGIDPAKNLIPVRPTQHYSMGGVRTDKNGLAYGLKGLFSAGEAACWDMHGFNRLGGNSLAETVVAGMIVGAKVVDYLRDHQVSYPTGLVRDSAAQQQDRIKRLISKADGKENVFTVRNSMYDALMHGAGIFRNGKDLEACVQTLQEVHERANKIGLRSNGRGANPELALALRLPGMVRLALCVAQGALQRTESRGSHAREDHPERNDRDWLVRTLATWQPGAPLPTLNYEPVSQVWSIPPGERGYGGGKIIPAEPKE